One stretch of Candidatus Cetobacterium colombiensis DNA includes these proteins:
- a CDS encoding recombinase family protein, producing MKYYYARVSSESQNLDRQVEYFKELGANPRTIFQEKRSGKNFENREVWNELLTEWIKEGDTIVVKNLDRIGRNAKEVRECLINLAQKGVTVESLDQAYLNDFLRENLIDKEADSLAEAMLNVMLDTMLQVDLLRAEWERKELRKRQLEGIERALAKGVKFGRTKNDEFRQKFNEVYPLTRDKDNPNYLPVKDAIKAIGCSKAMFYKLIDEKGQK from the coding sequence ATGAAATATTATTATGCTAGAGTGTCTTCTGAGTCTCAAAACTTAGATAGACAGGTGGAATACTTTAAAGAACTAGGAGCCAATCCGAGAACAATTTTTCAGGAAAAGAGATCTGGAAAAAACTTTGAAAATAGAGAAGTGTGGAATGAGCTTTTAACAGAGTGGATAAAAGAGGGCGATACTATTGTTGTTAAAAATTTAGATAGAATTGGACGTAATGCCAAAGAGGTCCGTGAGTGTTTAATAAATTTAGCTCAAAAAGGAGTTACAGTTGAATCTTTAGATCAAGCTTACCTAAATGACTTTTTAAGAGAGAACCTAATTGATAAAGAAGCTGATTCACTTGCTGAAGCAATGCTAAATGTAATGTTGGACACTATGTTACAAGTGGATCTTTTGAGAGCTGAATGGGAACGTAAAGAGTTACGAAAGCGTCAGCTAGAGGGGATTGAAAGAGCACTAGCTAAAGGTGTTAAGTTTGGAAGAACCAAAAATGACGAATTTAGACAAAAATTTAATGAAGTATATCCTCTAACTAGAGATAAAGATAACCCAAATTATCTTCCAGTTAAAGATGCCATTAAGGCAATTGGATGTTCAAAAGCCATGTTTTACAAGTTAATAGATGAAAAAGGTCAAAAATAG
- a CDS encoding Tn3 family transposase yields MELRYNVLSKREREKLLTILYGERNIEKNFTLLPEELKRVKSFGKPHWKLGYAIQLLFLKNRGVSIISNKELLSPKIVEYVANQIGCIPDCLQRYWDVKNIRFNHFQEICNILEFKKFEVTSKVETFIYNKVLSIGEPIEVMENLIEELRKIKVVIPALYKLEELIYKGINATDKFIFSKICEQIDNKNKLENLFLVENGVSNYSILKNIAVNNSPSGVKILLETIKTIDSYGKIIDLSFLTDSKIRYFYTEIQKSHRFRIERFNNLEKKYSYLAMFLSFKRREFVDMVIETTSNYAHTVMKRTKKKSQNYNQKNQERYKLNSGKLKDVVEYILQIKDIPTLKEYQSSLTELKKELDSTEEELEEIDFLLKSHQSFNYTNDLLECIEFDSNTKPNFINYLKSFKENKNKKKFKADISFFSYQWQKNIKKYDYSKKVVEIALLYSIRDYIRSGDIFVRESKKYNSFDHYLVDSIDEIIPDEIEVFIKNLKSNLIIPKKLDFQRIIEQDSKSNFGEKIYSYFPKITMTEILYEVNSWTGVLEHFYGASKSPENRQNVAVATLLANGHNIGFSKMAISASIDESILKRANEFYFNYSNLFKAQQSLVNYHHALEIVENWGDGKTSSSDGMRVPISSKTIYADYNAHYGNRGGGIYRHISDQYTPYYVQMLQGRDSNHVLDGLLYHGTELEIYEHSTDTAGYTEQMFALTHLLGFNFKPRIKNLDQQQLYAFETLEIDDIKFKKINEKIILENYFEVMRLVESIKCGKVKASLILQKINSYNRDNGIAKGLKEIGRIFKTKYILDYYTDMKLRKEVQKILNKGESINSVGRLIFFGKHGRLNESSLESQLEKVSCLNILLGSLIVWNSRYLEKVYKTVKDEEWFDDEEFKRVGPLGTQHVNFLGKYIFEDKIINTVDGLRPLKSEVQV; encoded by the coding sequence ATGGAGCTTAGATACAATGTTCTGAGCAAGAGAGAAAGGGAGAAGTTACTGACTATTCTCTATGGAGAAAGAAACATAGAGAAAAATTTTACGCTGTTACCTGAAGAATTAAAAAGAGTTAAGAGCTTTGGAAAACCTCATTGGAAACTAGGATATGCCATTCAGTTACTGTTTTTAAAAAATAGAGGTGTCTCAATTATAAGTAATAAAGAGTTACTATCCCCCAAAATAGTCGAATATGTAGCTAATCAAATTGGATGCATACCAGATTGTCTTCAGCGTTACTGGGATGTAAAAAATATAAGATTTAATCATTTTCAAGAAATTTGCAATATATTAGAGTTTAAAAAATTTGAAGTGACTTCAAAAGTTGAAACCTTCATCTACAACAAAGTTCTTTCAATTGGAGAACCAATTGAAGTAATGGAAAATTTAATTGAGGAGTTAAGGAAAATAAAGGTTGTTATTCCAGCACTTTATAAATTAGAAGAGCTAATTTACAAAGGAATAAATGCTACAGATAAATTTATTTTTTCAAAAATATGTGAGCAAATAGATAATAAAAATAAACTTGAAAACTTGTTTTTAGTAGAAAACGGAGTTTCTAACTATTCTATTTTAAAAAATATTGCTGTTAATAATAGTCCTTCTGGAGTCAAAATCTTATTAGAAACTATTAAAACTATTGATTCATATGGAAAAATCATAGATTTAAGTTTTTTAACTGATAGCAAAATTAGATATTTTTATACTGAAATTCAAAAATCACATAGATTTAGAATAGAAAGATTTAATAACCTAGAAAAGAAGTATTCTTATTTGGCTATGTTTCTAAGTTTTAAAAGAAGAGAGTTTGTAGATATGGTAATTGAAACTACTTCTAACTATGCACATACTGTTATGAAGCGAACAAAGAAAAAATCACAGAACTATAATCAAAAAAATCAAGAAAGATATAAACTCAATTCAGGAAAATTGAAAGATGTCGTTGAATATATCCTTCAAATTAAAGATATTCCAACTCTAAAAGAGTACCAATCATCTCTTACTGAACTAAAGAAGGAGCTAGATTCAACTGAAGAAGAGTTAGAAGAGATTGATTTTCTTCTAAAATCTCATCAAAGCTTTAACTACACTAATGATCTATTAGAATGCATTGAATTTGATAGTAATACTAAACCTAATTTTATAAATTATCTGAAATCTTTTAAAGAAAATAAGAATAAAAAGAAATTTAAAGCTGATATATCTTTCTTTAGCTATCAATGGCAGAAAAATATAAAAAAATATGACTATTCTAAAAAGGTCGTAGAGATAGCACTACTGTATTCAATAAGGGATTATATTCGTTCGGGAGATATCTTTGTCAGAGAGAGTAAAAAATATAATAGTTTTGACCACTATCTTGTGGACTCAATTGATGAGATTATTCCAGATGAAATTGAAGTTTTTATAAAAAACTTAAAATCTAATTTGATTATTCCAAAAAAATTAGATTTTCAAAGAATAATTGAGCAAGATTCAAAAAGTAATTTTGGAGAAAAAATCTACAGCTACTTCCCCAAAATAACCATGACAGAAATACTTTATGAAGTAAATTCTTGGACTGGAGTTTTAGAACATTTTTACGGAGCTTCTAAATCTCCAGAAAATCGTCAGAATGTTGCAGTAGCTACACTTCTTGCAAATGGTCACAATATAGGATTTTCTAAAATGGCTATATCTGCCTCTATAGATGAATCGATTTTAAAAAGAGCTAATGAATTTTATTTTAACTATAGTAATCTTTTTAAAGCACAGCAAAGCTTAGTAAATTATCACCATGCTTTAGAAATTGTTGAAAACTGGGGAGATGGAAAAACATCTTCATCTGATGGTATGAGAGTTCCAATAAGTTCTAAAACTATTTATGCAGATTATAATGCTCATTATGGAAATAGAGGTGGAGGCATATATAGACATATTAGTGACCAATACACGCCTTATTATGTTCAAATGCTCCAAGGAAGAGATAGTAATCATGTTTTAGACGGACTTTTATACCATGGAACAGAACTTGAAATCTATGAACATTCTACAGATACAGCTGGATATACAGAGCAAATGTTTGCTTTAACTCATCTTTTGGGATTTAATTTTAAACCAAGAATAAAAAATTTAGATCAACAACAACTTTATGCATTTGAAACTTTGGAAATAGACGATATAAAGTTTAAGAAAATTAATGAAAAAATAATTTTAGAGAATTATTTTGAAGTTATGAGATTAGTTGAATCTATAAAGTGCGGTAAGGTAAAAGCCTCTTTGATTCTTCAAAAGATTAATTCATATAACAGAGATAACGGTATTGCTAAAGGGCTTAAAGAAATAGGAAGAATTTTTAAAACTAAATATATTCTAGACTACTATACTGATATGAAGTTAAGAAAAGAAGTTCAGAAGATTTTAAATAAAGGAGAATCTATAAATTCTGTTGGAAGACTTATATTTTTTGGAAAACATGGAAGATTGAATGAATCCTCACTTGAAAGTCAGCTTGAAAAAGTAAGTTGCTTGAATATATTGCTAGGTTCTTTAATTGTGTGGAATTCAAGATATTTGGAGAAAGTTTATAAGACTGTAAAAGATGAAGAATGGTTTGATGATGAAGAGTTTAAAAGAGTTGGACCTCTTGGAACACAACATGTAAATTTTCTTGGAAAATATATTTTTGAAGATAAAATAATTAATACTGTAGATGGATTAAGACCGTTAAAATCTGAGGTTCAAGTTTAA